In Solanum pennellii chromosome 3, SPENNV200, a single window of DNA contains:
- the LOC107012066 gene encoding uncharacterized protein At2g39795, mitochondrial: protein MAVTNIIRRTASQVVPLAARVIFRTQSYHHRSSALLSTIVNRSASSRNFFRSSAPSTLHFYSTKRPSSDESLLKVIQSEIQCAEESDEQDEVEEAPEGFPFKIEDHPGQQTITLTREYQGESINVEVHMPDLVTGDEDENDNGGENDNEGANQSNIPLVVRVSKRNGPALEFGITAFADEIAIDTLSIKDPNVAEDQIAYEGPDFTDLDENLQKAFHKYLEIRGIKPSTTNFLHEYMVNKDSREYKMWLKNLKKFIEA from the exons ATGGCTGTCACTAACATCATCAGAAGGACTGCTTCTCAAGTTGTTCCCTTGGCTGCTCGGGTGATCTTTAGAACACAGAGTTACCATCATCGATCCTCTGCTCTCTTATCCACCATAGTTAACCGTAGTGCTTCTTCTAGAAACTTCTTTCGGAGCTCAGCACCGTCCACCCTTCATTTCTATTCTACCAAGAGGCCCAGTTCTGATGAATCACTCCTCAAAGTCATTCAGTCCGAAATCCAATGTGCTGAGGAATCCGACGAACAAGACGAG GTTGAGGAGGCTCCTGAGGGTTTCCCCTTCAAGATTGAAGATCATCCTGGACAACAAACTATAACATTGACAAGAGAATATCAAGGTGAATCTATAAATGTGGAAGTTCACATGCCTGACCTTGTTACCGGTGATGAAGATGAGAATGACAACGGTGGTGAAAATGATAACGAAGGGGCCAATCAGTCCAATATTCCTCTAGTTGTTAGGGTGTCTAAGAGAAATGGACCTGCTTTGGAGTTTGGTATCACAGCTTTTGCTGATGAGATTGCTATTGACACTTTGTCAATCAAAGATCCTAATGTTGCTGAGGATCAGATTGCTTATGAAGGACCTGATTTCAC GGATTTGGATGAGAACCTCCAAAAGGCTTTCCACAAGTATCTGGAGATTAGGGGTATCAAGCCCAGCACAACCAACTTCTTGCATGAGTACATGGTCAACAAGGATAGCAGAGAATACAAGATGTGGCTTAAGAATCTGAAGAAATTCATTGAGGCATAG
- the LOC107014774 gene encoding mannose-1-phosphate guanylyltransferase 1-like yields the protein MKALILVGGFGTRLRPLTLSVPKPLVEFANKPMILHQIEALKAVGVTEVVLAINYQPEVMLNFLKEFEASLGIKITCSQETEPLGTAGPLALARDKLIDDSGEPFFVLNSDVISEYPFKEMIQFHKSHGGEASLMVTKVDEPSKYGVVVMEESTGQVERFVEKPKLFVGNKINAGFYLLNPSVLDRIQLRPTSIEKEVFPKIAAEKKLYAMVLPGFWMDVGQPRDYITGLRLYLDSLKKHSSPKLASGPHIVGNVIVDESAKIGEGCLIGPDVAIGSGCVIESGVRLSRCTVMRGVRIKKHACISGSIIGWHSTVGQWARVENMTILGEDVHVCDEIYSNGGVVLPHKEIKSSILKPEIVM from the exons ATGAAGGCACTTATCCTTGTTGGAGGGTTCGGTACTCGGCTCAGGCCACTCACCCTCAGCGTCCCAAAGCCACTTGTCGAATTTGCTAACAAACCAATGATTTTGCATCAG ATCGAGGCTCTCAAGGCTGTTGGAGTAACCGAAGTTGTACTGGCTATTAACTACCAACCTGAG GTGATGCTGAACTTCTTGAAAGAATTTGAGGCAAGCCTTGGAATCAAGATCACCTGTTCTCAAGAAACTGAACCACTTGGCACTGCTGGTCCCCTTGCTTTGGCTAGAGATAAGCTGATAGATGACTCTGGTGAACCATTTTTTGTTCTTAACAGTGATGTTATCAGTGAATATCCATTTAAGGAGATGATTCAATTCCACAAATCTCATGGTGGTGAGGCTTCTTTGATGGTGACCAAG GTGGATGAGCCTTCTAAATATGGTGTTGTCGTCATGGAAGAATCCACAGGGCAAGTAGAGAGATTTGTGGAGAAGCCAAAGTTATTTGTTGGCAACAAGATCAACGCTGGATTTTACCTGCTGAACCCTTCTGTCCTAGACAGAATTCAATTACGGCCAACATCTATTGAGAAAGAGGTTTTTCCAAAAATTGCAGCAGAGAAGAAACTGTATGCAATGGTGCTACCTGGATTTTGGATGGACGTTGGCCAACCAAGAGATTACATTACTGGCCTCAGACTCTATCTGGATTCTTTAAAGAAACACTCTTCACCTAAATTGGCTTCAGGACCACACATTGTCGGAAATGTTATAGTGGATGAATCTGCTAAGATTGGAGAGGGTTGTTTGATAGGACCAGATGTTGCAATTGGTTCTGGTTGTGTGATTGAGTCTGGAGTTAGACTCTCCCGTTGCACTGTGATGCGAGGAGTCCGCATCAAGAAACATGCATGCATCTCAGGTAGCATCATTGGCTGGCACTCTACTGTTGGACAATGGGCTCGTGTTGAGAACATGACCATTCTCGGGGAAGATGTTCATGTTTGTGATGAGATTTACAGCAATGGTGGTGTAGTTTTGCCCCACAAGGAGATCAAATCCAGCATATTGAAACCTGAAATCGTGATGTGA